From the unidentified bacterial endosymbiont genome, one window contains:
- the bamC gene encoding outer membrane protein assembly factor BamC, with translation MAYSVQKSRLAKVASVSLVMLLAACSSDSRYKRQVSGDESYLDAAPLAELHAPAGMILPLQNGDFNIPVTHGSGQVGKALDIRPPAQPLALVSGARTQFTGDTASLLVESARGSSLWPQVVSVIQSNNYSVDKRDDASQTLTTDWIEWNRLDEDQQYRGRYQVSVKPQGYQQAVTVKLLNLEQAGKPVADASSMQRYSTQLLNVIAAGLDKNASDAANAAQSRNGATFDVQSAADDTGLPMLVVRAPFNQAWQRLPATLEKVGMKVTDSTRSTGSMTATYKPLSESAWQELGARDPQLASGDYKIQVGDLDNRSSLQFIDPKGHTLTQSQNDALVAVFQAAFSK, from the coding sequence ATGGCTTATTCAGTACAGAAGTCGCGCCTGGCGAAGGTTGCGAGTGTTTCGCTTGTTATGCTGCTCGCTGCCTGTAGTTCAGACTCGCGCTACAAGCGCCAGGTGAGCGGTGATGAATCCTATCTGGATGCGGCACCGCTTGCTGAACTTCACGCACCGGCTGGCATGATCCTGCCGCTTCAGAACGGTGATTTCAATATTCCCGTGACCCACGGCAGCGGCCAGGTCGGTAAAGCGCTCGATATTCGTCCGCCAGCTCAGCCTCTGGCGCTGGTGAGTGGGGCGCGTACCCAGTTTACAGGTGATACGGCGTCTTTGCTGGTTGAAAGCGCGCGCGGTAGCTCGCTGTGGCCGCAGGTTGTCAGCGTTATCCAGTCGAATAACTACAGTGTGGATAAACGCGACGATGCCAGCCAGACGTTAACCACCGACTGGATCGAATGGAACCGTCTGGATGAAGATCAGCAGTACCGTGGTCGTTATCAAGTCTCCGTTAAACCGCAGGGTTATCAGCAGGCGGTGACCGTTAAGCTGTTGAACCTGGAGCAGGCGGGCAAACCGGTTGCAGATGCGTCGTCCATGCAGCGCTACAGCACCCAATTGCTGAACGTGATTGCCGCAGGTCTGGATAAGAACGCTTCTGACGCTGCCAACGCCGCGCAGAGCCGCAACGGTGCGACCTTCGACGTGCAAAGTGCTGCGGATGATACCGGCCTGCCAATGCTGGTGGTTCGTGCACCATTCAACCAGGCCTGGCAGCGCCTGCCGGCAACGCTTGAAAAAGTGGGCATGAAAGTGACTGACAGTACGCGCTCAACCGGCAGCATGACGGCGACCTACAAGCCGCTGTCTGAGAGCGCATGGCAGGAGCTGGGCGCACGTGATCCACAGCTGGCGTCAGGCGATTACAAAATTCAGGTCGGTGACCTCGATAACCGCAGTAGCCTGCAGTTTATCGATCCGAAAGGTCATACGCTGACCCAGTCGCAGAACGATGCGCTGGTCGCCGTCTTCCAGGCGGCATTCAGCAAATAA
- the bcp gene encoding thioredoxin-dependent thiol peroxidase, whose amino-acid sequence MNPLKAGDIAPKFSLPDQDGEQVNLTDFQGQRVLVYFYPKAMTPGCTVQACGLRDNMDELKKAGVEVLGISTDKPEKLSRFAEKEILNFTLLSDEAHLVCEQFGVWGEKSFMGKTYDGIHRISFLIDADGKVEHVFDDFKTSNHHDVVLNWLKQSA is encoded by the coding sequence ATGAATCCACTGAAAGCCGGTGACATCGCACCGAAATTTAGCTTACCGGATCAAGACGGCGAGCAAGTAAATTTGACCGACTTCCAGGGACAGCGTGTTCTGGTCTATTTCTACCCGAAAGCCATGACGCCGGGCTGTACCGTGCAGGCCTGCGGCTTGCGCGATAACATGGATGAGTTGAAAAAAGCCGGGGTCGAAGTGCTGGGTATCAGCACCGATAAGCCGGAGAAGCTGTCGCGTTTTGCCGAGAAAGAGATCCTGAATTTCACCCTGCTGTCCGATGAAGCGCACCTGGTCTGCGAGCAGTTTGGCGTGTGGGGCGAGAAGTCCTTTATGGGCAAAACCTACGACGGCATTCACCGCATAAGCTTCCTGATTGACGCTGATGGCAAAGTGGAACACGTGTTCGATGACTTCAAAACCAGCAATCACCACGACGTGGTATTGAACTGGCTGAAGCAAAGCGCCTGA
- a CDS encoding glycine cleavage system transcriptional repressor, with protein sequence MTTSSQHYLVITALGADRSGIVNTITRHVSRCGCNIEDSRLAMLGEEFTFIMLLSGTWNAITLIESTLPLKGAELDLLIVMKRTTARPRPALPSTVWVQVEVPDSPHLIERFTALFDSHQMHIAELVSRTQISDTSPLPLLFIQITAHSPASQDASNIEQAFKALCTELNAQGSISVVDYSQHEQNGVE encoded by the coding sequence TTGACAACCTCATCACAACATTACCTGGTTATCACTGCGCTGGGTGCCGACAGATCGGGTATCGTGAACACCATCACCCGCCACGTAAGCCGTTGCGGCTGCAATATTGAAGACAGCCGCCTGGCGATGCTGGGCGAAGAGTTCACCTTTATTATGCTGCTTTCCGGCACGTGGAATGCCATAACGCTTATTGAATCGACCCTGCCGTTAAAAGGGGCAGAGCTGGATTTGCTGATCGTCATGAAGCGCACCACGGCGCGCCCGCGCCCGGCGTTGCCTTCCACCGTGTGGGTGCAGGTTGAAGTACCGGATTCACCTCATTTGATTGAGCGTTTTACCGCGCTGTTTGACAGCCATCAGATGCACATTGCCGAGCTGGTATCCCGAACGCAGATTAGCGATACCTCCCCTCTTCCGCTGCTGTTTATCCAGATTACCGCCCACAGTCCTGCCTCGCAGGATGCATCAAATATCGAGCAAGCGTTTAAAGCCCTCTGTACAGAATTAAACGCGCAGGGCAGTATAAGCGTCGTCGACTATTCGCAGCATGAACAGAATGGAGTTGAGTAA
- the dapA gene encoding 4-hydroxy-tetrahydrodipicolinate synthase, with the protein MFTGSIVALVTPMDEKGNVCRSSMKKLIDYHVANGTSAIVSVGTTGESATLSHEEHGDVVMLTLELADGRIPVIAGTGANATAEAISLTQRFNDSGIVGCLTVTPYYNRPTQEGLFQHFKAIAEHTDLPQILYNVPSRTGCDMQPETVGRLSKVKNIIAIKEATGNLSRVHQIKELVSDDFILLSGDDATALDFMQLGGHGVISVTANVAARDMAEMCKLAAAGHFDDARVINQRLMPLHTQLFVEPNPIPVKWACKALGLVATDTLRLPMTPITDHGRDIVAGALKHAGLL; encoded by the coding sequence ATGTTCACGGGAAGTATTGTCGCGCTTGTTACACCGATGGATGAAAAAGGTAATGTCTGCCGCTCCAGCATGAAAAAGCTGATTGATTACCATGTCGCCAATGGAACCTCGGCGATCGTATCGGTAGGGACTACCGGTGAATCTGCAACGCTGAGCCATGAAGAGCACGGCGATGTGGTTATGCTGACCCTTGAGCTGGCTGACGGGCGGATTCCTGTCATCGCGGGTACGGGCGCTAATGCCACCGCAGAAGCTATCAGCCTGACTCAACGTTTTAACGACAGCGGCATTGTTGGCTGCCTGACGGTCACGCCATACTATAACCGTCCTACACAGGAAGGTTTGTTCCAGCATTTCAAAGCCATCGCTGAACATACTGACTTGCCGCAAATTCTGTATAATGTGCCATCCCGTACGGGCTGCGATATGCAGCCGGAAACCGTCGGCCGCCTCTCGAAAGTAAAAAATATTATCGCGATTAAAGAGGCGACGGGGAACTTAAGCCGCGTTCATCAGATCAAAGAGCTGGTTTCAGATGACTTTATCCTGTTGAGCGGCGACGATGCGACCGCGCTGGACTTTATGCAGCTTGGTGGTCATGGCGTGATTTCCGTAACGGCGAACGTTGCGGCCCGCGATATGGCGGAAATGTGCAAACTGGCGGCAGCGGGTCATTTTGATGACGCGCGCGTGATTAATCAGCGTCTGATGCCTTTGCACACTCAATTATTTGTCGAACCCAATCCGATCCCAGTGAAATGGGCATGTAAGGCGTTGGGACTTGTAGCGACCGATACGCTGCGTTTGCCAATGACACCGATTACCGACCACGGTCGTGACATCGTCGCTGGCGCGCTCAAGCATGCCGGTTTGCTGTAG